A single Brassica rapa cultivar Chiifu-401-42 chromosome A04, CAAS_Brap_v3.01, whole genome shotgun sequence DNA region contains:
- the LOC103864713 gene encoding probable beta-1,3-galactosyltransferase 12, whose translation MPLFSHRFTTASSTGPATPSYYSKPSKSHKHSSSASRVHVAIVLFSLVSLFIGLAGTIFAITSSGGPSSVYRCGGSKDTSRVFGSRKLGGNGGVLPERRKVIGLVGIQTGFDSGDRRAALRSTWFPSDPDALLRLEQATGLAFRFVIGRSKDEKKMAELEKEIKEHRDFVLLDDVEEEYLRLPYKTLAFFKAAFKLFEADYYVKADDDIYLRPDRLGTLLAKERLHSQTYIGCMKKGPVITNPKLKWYEKQGNLIGNEYFLHAYGPMYVLSAEIVASLASARNGSLRMFNNEDVTIGSWMLAMDVHHEDNRALCEPRCSPKSIAVWDIPKCSGLCNPESRLKELHNMEICSKSPTLPPDDLDQ comes from the exons ATGCCACTCTTCTCCCACCGCTTCACCACCGCATCTTCCACCGGCCCTGCAACTCCTTCCTACTACAGCAAACCCTCGAAGAGCCACAAACACAGCTCTTCCGCCTCTCGTGTCCACGTGGCTATCGTACTCTTCTCCCTCGTCTCTCTGTTCATCGGACTCGCCGGAACCATCTTCGCAATCACTTCCTCCGGAGGTCCTTCCTCCGTGTATCGATGCGGCGGATCTAAAGACACTTCGCGAGTGTTCGGTTCAAGAAAACTCGGTGGGAACGGCGGCGTATTGCCGGAGAGACGAAAGGTTATAGGATTGGTTGGGATCCAAACTGGTTTCGATTCTGGTGATCGTCGTGCCGCTTTGAGAAGCACTTGGTTCCCTTCCGATCCTGATGCTCTTCTAAG GTTGGAACAGGCGACTGGATTAGCTTTTAGATTTGTGATTGGACGGTCAAAGGATGAAAAGAAGATGGCTGAGCTTGAAAAGGAGATAAAAGAACACAGAGATTTTGTGCTTCTTGATGATGTTGAGGAAGAGTATCTACGACTTCCTTATAAAAC GTTGGCCTTCTTCAAAGCAGCTTTTAAACTCTTTGAAGCTGATTATTATGTCAAAGCCGACGACGACATTTACTTGAGACCAGATCGACTTGGGACGCTTCTTGCCAAGGAAAGACTTCATTCACAGACGTACATTGGCTGCATGAAGAAAGGACCAGTTATAACTAATCCTAAACTCAAATG GTACGAGAAACAGGGCAATTTGATTGGAAATGAATATTTCTTACATGCTTATGGACCGATGTACGTTCTTTCAGCCGAGATAGTGGCTTCACTTGCATCAGCTCGGAACGGCAG CTTGAGGATGTTTAACAATGAAGATGTAACCATCGGATCTTGGATGCTTGCAATGGATGTACATCATGAGGACAACCGTGCTTTATGCGAGCCTCGTTGTTCCCCAAAGTCCATAGCAGTATGGGACATTCCCAAATGCTCAG GGCTTTGTAACCCGGAGAGTCGGTTAAAGGAGCTTCACAATATGGAAATTTGCTCCAAGAGTCCGACATTGCCTCCCGATGACTTGGACCAGTAG